The Salvelinus alpinus chromosome 30, SLU_Salpinus.1, whole genome shotgun sequence genomic interval CACACCACCACAGAAACCACTGAGCTGGGCTGAaatacctgcattttggagctccttactcaagaaaacaaaaaagagaccatgtttgtatgcagctttattaactcaatgatatacactactgttcaaagtttggagtcacttagaaatgttcttgtttttgaaagaaaagcaattttttccccattaaaataacatcaaattgatcagaaatacagtgtagatactGTTAATGtgctaaatgactattgtagctggagacGGCTGATtttctatggaatatctacataggcgaacGGAGACCAATAGGAGAACACAGAGAATGCGGTTCATGCCACCAAGTCTGTGGAGACCACACGTGCTCACCTGCAGGGCCAGCTACACAGCAAAGAGGCCGACAACAACCGTCTCACCGTGCAGCTCCGGGTAACACACAAGTTCAGGCATCAGTCTAttagtcagtcaatcaatcactATGTTGTCCGAGTTGGGAAAGGTGTATTTCTAAGCCTTAACCATTCTGTCTGTAAAATAAGACACAGGTAAAGTAAAGGACGTCGTTTGCAGTCAGTATTATGCTTCCAgcctgtgtgtgtgatgtctggGACAGTTGGGAAGAAAGACAGCAAAAAGTATACATTTCTGTTTCACAAAGAATAGTGGGCAATAGTCTTCTACAACCCATTCAAGACGGACGTCGTCCATGAGTGAAATCCTATTTGTTTTCACCAGGCTAGAGATAAGTATTTAGATATGTTGAAAGCTTAAACAGTCAGTGTTTGTTCCCTGTCTTTCTTTCTCCCAGGGTTTGGAGAGGCAGCTGACTGAGCAGAAGCTGGAGATAGATGGTCTGAGGGGGGAGATCTCCAGTGTGTCTGAGAAGGCAGAACAGGAGAAAGAGGGCCTGAAGAAGGCCACCCGTGCCCAAAAACAGAGGGCCGAGAGGTTCGAAGCTGCTGTGGATAAATGTTACACTCAGCTGagggagaaggtatgtatgggtAATGTTGGGAGTCAGTTTGGTGGTCATCATTTTCTCTTCACC includes:
- the LOC139560016 gene encoding outer dense fiber protein 2-like, yielding MAGGIVMLEGHENTENAVHATKSVETTRAHLQGQLHSKEADNNRLTVQLRGLERQLTEQKLEIDGLRGEISSVSEKAEQEKEGLKKATRAQKQRAERFEAAVDKCYTQLREKVCMGNVGSQFGGHHFLFTRVLFRLENMF